From the Xiphias gladius isolate SHS-SW01 ecotype Sanya breed wild unplaced genomic scaffold, ASM1685928v1 HiC_scaffold_118, whole genome shotgun sequence genome, one window contains:
- the LOC120787159 gene encoding uncharacterized protein LOC120787159 gives MASAEMDSKSETTNTVLECPEQEQICNIMSFSQRGRMDEQRCTLGPVKTAELKTTPAGSNHEELCHSLDNKQGESLDNLKEPGRDNDHGSAPQISVTESTPDTNRKLVLPANQLQVPSQRDCSNSADSPEEQQKFMNMISHCQRGRMDDQRCSLDPIKSAPCTPKNTDRRLATSTVNTGPDSEMFFSLLANTQSRRLDDQRVSLPSLPGLKKESKPSTAGGDTNYLCYMVSKVQGSRMEDQRCSLPQILTPGTQCSPKKDKDDSDLGPPRSASFSPSSDVERPKSKDKASQKQVLTPAEQEDFFNLMSHFQRGRMDEQRCVLNVSPQSTPRHKPSQSTVPKGPDSEKFFSLLANSQGQRLDDQRVSLPSLPGIQNGGTTSKSTAAERDASYLCYMVSKHQGSRMDEQRCSAPQIFQNVGTPSTQHKDHPISDASDKAPQSAASLNQAKTDQHRQEASAADQKQFFKMISHAQSGRMEEQRCSLQPSRSTPASPTHNGRTLNNATTGAEADAFFKIIASSQARRLDDQRVSLPTLPGISGNSERKEKGRNTKAGTPACPPQITVAESTPTTPRKGFSRPTSQAEMANAGSGSPGALPKSASFTPKTEYQKNLNSPGQVTVKVSMSFTPQQGQENADQPCTFPEVFLTLGAPGDNLVIPLSPGPGRPLSFNLNLVPKEVVKSRHCSPRHASPREACSRPSSPNPGATSKAHPVTSCTHEQGMLSISPDEDCFSLIEKIHTAQLQKGMAQGGQTYKGDPGKGREKAEQGKGKGGGNKDRKDGGNKQ, from the exons atggCATCTGCTGAAATGGACTCAAAATCAGAAACTACCAACACTGTGCTG GAATGTCCAGAACAGGAGCAGATCTGCAACATTATGAGTTTCTCACAGCGTGGACGAATGGATGAACAGCGTTGCACCTTGGGTCCTGTTAAAACTGCAGAACTCAAAACTACACCTGCAG GTTCAAACCATGAGGAGCTCTGCCATTCCTTGGACAACAAGCAGGGAGAAAGTCTTGATAACCTGAAG GAACCTGGGCGTGATAACGATCATGGCTCTGCACCTCAGATTTCTGTGACAGAGAGTACTccagacacaaacaggaaactTGTGTTACCAGCCAACCAATTACAGGTTCCCTCTCAGCGTGACTGCTCCAACTCC GCAGATTCACCAGAGGAACAGCAAAAGTTCATGAATATGATCAGCCATTGCCAGCGTGGACGCATGGATGACCAGCGCTGTTCCTTGGATCCTATAAAGAGTGCTCCCTGCACACCAAAGAACACAGACAGAAGGCTTGCTACAAGTACAGTAAACACAG GTCCAGATTCTGAAATGTTCTTTAGCCTCTTGGCAAACACTCAGAGCCGACGGCTCGATGACCAGAGAGTGTCTCTTCCATCATTACCAggattaaagaaagaaagtaaaccGTCTACGGCAGGAGGAGATACGAACTACTTGTGTTACATGGTCTCTAAAGTCCAG GGATCCAGAATGGAGGACCAAAGGTGCTCGCTACCTCAAATCCTAACCCCAGGGACCCAGTGTTCACCAAAAAAGGATAAGGATGATTCTGATTTAGGCCCTCCACGCTCAGCCTCCTTCAGCCCCAGCTCAGACGTAGAACGACCAAAGAGTAAAGATAAAGCATCTCAAAAACAG GTCTTGACTCCAGCTGAACaggaagatttttttaacttaatgaGTCATTTCCAGCGTGGGAGAATGGATGAGCAGCGATGTGTCTTAAATGTTAGTCCCCAGTCCACACCCAGACACAAGCCCAGTCAGAGCACCGTGCCCAAAG GTCCGGATTCTGAAAAGTTCTTCAGCCTGCTTGCCAACTCTCAAGGCCAACGGCTTGATGACCAGCGAGTGTCTCTTCCTTCATTGCCAGGGATACAGAATGGAGGTACCACATCAAAATCAACTGCTGCAGAGAGGGATGCAAGCTACTTGTGTTACATGGTCTCCAAACACCAG GGGTCAAGGATGGATGAACAGAGATGTTCTGCACCCCAAATCTTCCAGAATGTGGGTACTCCATCCACTCAGCACAAAGACCATCCCATTTCAGACGCATCTGATAAAGCTCCCCAGAGTGCTGCGTCCTTAAACCAAGCCAAAACTGACCAGCATCGGCAG GAAGCATCTGCAGCTGACCAGAagcagtttttcaaaatgataaGTCATGCACAAAGTGGACGTATGGAAGAGCAACGTTGCTCTTTACAACCAAGCAGAAGCACACCTGCCTCACCCACACACAATGGAAGAACTTTAAATAATGCAACCACag GTGCAGAAGCTGATGCATTCTTCAAAATCATTGCCTCCAGTCAGGCACGACGGCTAGATGATCAGCGTGTTTCGCTTCCTACCCTTCCAGGCATAAGTGGGAattctgaaagaaaagaaaaaggtagaaATACAAAGGCTGGAACCCCA GCTTGTCCACCACAAATCACTGTGGCTGAAAGTACACCAACAACACCAAGGAAGGGCTTTTCCAGACCTACCTCTCAAGCCGAAATGGCTAATGCAGGATCCGGCTCCCCGGGAGCTCTGCCCAAATCTGCTTCATTTACCCCCAAAACAGAATATCAGAAGAATCTAAATTCCCCAGGACAG gtgaCAGTAAAGGTGTCCATGAGTTTCACACCACAGCAG GGACAGGAGAATGCTGATCAACCATGCACATTCCCAGAGGTCTTCCTCACTCTAGGAGCCCCAGGAGATAACCTTGTGATTCCTCTGAGCCCAGGACCTGGCAGACCCCTGTCCTTCAACTTAAACCTTGTGCCAAAAGAAGTCGTTAAGTCCAGGCACTGCTCTCCAAGACATGCAAGTCCCAGGGAAGCCTGCTCAAGACCGTCATCTCCCAACCCAGGTGCAACCAGTAAAGCACATCCTGTGACTTCATGCACACATGAACAGGGGATGCTATCTATCAGTCCAGATGAAGACTGCTTCTCTCTGATTGAAAAGATTCATACAGCCCAGTTGCAGAAAGGGATGGCTCAAGGAGGACAAACATATAAAGGGGATCCtggaaaagggagggaaaaggCAGAGCAAGGAAAGGGAAAGGGGGGTGGAAATAAAGATAGGAAGGATGGTGGCAATAAACAATAG